Proteins co-encoded in one Arachis hypogaea cultivar Tifrunner chromosome 13, arahy.Tifrunner.gnm2.J5K5, whole genome shotgun sequence genomic window:
- the LOC112732971 gene encoding uncharacterized protein, whose protein sequence is MPGSTVQIETRPLYNWNEEAHDVKILHRVFWSFNPCIRAFRHCNSLVQVDGTHLYRKYKDTLLVAVAQDENQNIVPIAFALVEGETADAWHFFLRNLRMHIVRKDGVGIISDRHESIRAAVNRSGGDWQPPRAWWIFCIKHIDSNFLRAFKVPHLQKLVVNIGYSRTVEEYNINYKRLEERGEAYARWCNAIGLRHWVLAFDEGHRWGHMTMNLVECINSVLKGARNLPVVALIRATYYRLNELFTRKSATHLKMSM, encoded by the coding sequence ATGCCTGGTTCAACTGTCCAAATAGAAACACGACCACTGTACAACTGGAATGAGGAGGCGCACGATGTAAAAATACTTCATCGCGTATTttggagtttcaatccatgcatTAGGGCGTTCAGGCATTGCAATTCCCTAGTTCAGGTTGACGGCACACACCTATACAGAAAATACAAAGATACACTTCTGGTTGCTGTTGCACAAGATGAGAATCAGAACATTGTGCCTATCGCTTTTGCCTTGGTGGAAGGGGAGACAGCTGATGCGTGGCACTTCTTTCTCAGGAATCTGCGGATGCATATTGTTAGAAAGGATGGTGTGGGTATAATCTCAGACCGACATGAGTCAATCCGGGCAGCAGTAAATCGTTCCGGAGGTGACTGGCAACCTCCAAGAGCATGGTGGATATTTTGTATAAAGCACATCGACAGCAACTTCCTAAGGGCATTCAAAGTCCCTCACTTGCAAAAACTTGTTGTCAATATAGGGTATTCAAGAACGGTGGAGGAGTACAACATCAACTATAAGAGGTTGGAAGAGCGAGGCGAGGCATATGCCAGGTGGTGCAATGCCATTGGGCTCAGACATTGGGTATTGGCATTCGACGAGGGACATCGATGGGGCCATATGACGATGAACCTTGTCGAGTGCATTAACTCAGTGTTGAAGGGTGCCCGTAATCTACCTGTGGTGGCGCTGATCCGAGCAACATATTATCGGTTAAATGAACTTTTTACGCGGAAAAGTGCCACACACCTCAAGATGTCCATGTAA